The nucleotide window CAGACCAGGCGTGTGGGGTAGGGTGGAGACCCCTTCCCCGGCCCTCCTCCCTGCTCAGAGCCGGCCCAGACAGCTTTAGGGCGGCACTGAGTGGAGAGAAGAGACAGGGACAAAGTCCACATCAGGAATGGTAGAGCTGGGAAGAGAGAGGCTGCGAAATTCTGAATTAGGTGGGCCGGTCACGGGCCCAGGGCAGAGAGTGTAGGAGGTGTGGGGTTCAGAGATGACAGACCCCCGCACATCTGGGAGATGTGGCCCACAGTGACTGCATCAACATCCCCTCCTGTTCTggagctcaataaatggtggTAGAGTGGGTATATTTGGAATTCGATATGTCAGCATTtgttgagcacccactgtgtgccggGCCTTGTACTAGACCCGGGGGTGTAAGGGTGAATAGACACCATCCTGCCCCAGCCTTCCGGGGCGCAGGGCCCATGGAGTCGAGGGGCCTCCCAAGCATGCTTGCTTCAAGGTGGAGGACTGCCCAAGCCCCCGGGCAGCCTGAGATCTGCTTCCGAGAAGTATTATTTAAAGCCACAGGGAGAGTCCTCTGGGTGCGTCTGCCTGGCTCCACTCTGGGGAGGAGAGTGACTGCGAGTTTCCTGGGGAGTGGAGCTGGCTGGAGGTGGTAGCCACCAGTGGTGTCCGCCCGCCGCCTGGTGGTGAGTCTGGTGTCATGCAGGCGCTCGGGCCGGGCGCCCAGGCAGGGTGCCCAGGCAGGGTGATGAGGCAGCCCCTCTGGAGTTATATCCTGGGTGTCAGAGCCGGAGGGATCTAGGCCACTCTTCTTCCCCAAACAACAGTCCCCAGGCACCCACCCAGGACAAGTTCCACCTCTGCTCTCCTGAGGACAGGCctagagatgggggagggaggtctAGCCCAGGGGTCCAGGTGTATGAGGGAGGAAAGGCGTTGGAGAGGATGGTGATGGGGTGAGGGGGTGCCTTAGTGAGCTGTGGAGAGGTGGGAAGGGCCACCTTCCCCAAGGCTGCGAACAGGGGGTCAAAAGGCTCTTTTTGGATTtctgtccctccttcctccccaactTTCCCTTACCTCCCCTCTGCCCTCACCACCCCGTAACCCAGGCTGAGTGCTGGGTGGGCTTGGCCGAGCAGACCAGGACACTTACTGTGCCCAGCAGCGTCTTTATTGCTACCTGGGGGGCCCTCAGCTGCCTGAAAGGCTGTGTGAGGCAGAAGTCCCCAGAGCAGCATTTCACAAACCTCCTGGGGACCTGGGTGCAATGCAGAAGCCGATTCAGCACATCTTCAGTGAGCCCAAGGTTCTGCTCCCAGGCGGCGCCCACGCTGCTGCGTCTATTTACGCTCAGAGCCAGGAGGCCCTAGTAACCTCTCCGAAAGTAACTGGTGCCCTGTCCCCAGGGGAGGccgccctccccagcccctcctccctggccccATCCTGCTCTTAccgatggtggtgatggtggacaCGGAGAAAAAGAAGGAGCCCACAAACTCCCAGCGCCCCATGCTGGTGGTGTTGTCGAGGACGATGTCCCCATTTTGGTAGGCTTGGATGACGCCCTGGGGGAGAGGCTGTAGTGACCACCAGGCTCTGTGGGGCGATGGGGCCCCtgcacccaaacacacacacacacacacacacacacacacacacacacacacacacacatactcgtGACAATGATCCCAGCCTGTCTGGGGCTAGGAGGCTCTTTCCCTCCAACCAGGGGCTCCCCACGGGCAGGGACCATGGGGATAGCTCCTTCCCCTCTCTTCACCCCAGAACCCAGGTCAGCCCAGGATATCTCACTGGCTGGAAGAACTCCATTTGTTCTCTCCCCTGCTCACTCCTGTTCTTGCAACAAGCCCTGGTACATGTGGTGTATTAGGGGAGCTGAAGATAAAGGAGACATGACCTCAGTCTTCAGCAGGACAGAGCCAAAAACTTAACTAACTTTGATACAGTGCAGTCCCTgcagctctaggcacacaggcagTGCACCTGCGTGATCGCGGGTAAGATATCCAACTTCTCTGCTCCTCAgtctccttctctgtaaaatgggagtactAAGCGCACCCACTTCATCGAGTCgttgagggttaaatgaggtaTTAGGTGTAAAGACTTAGAACAGTCTGGAACACGGAACATGGGAAAGGTTAGCAGTTGCTATCATCGTCATTACTGCAAATATAATGCTGTTGGAATACAGATAGGGAAAGTGTGCATTCTGATGGCGGTAGAGgcagaaggcttcatggaggcgGTGATGTTTTAGTTGGGCCTTCCTTGAGGGTCGGATAGGACTGTTCCTGGTGGAAGGACGTTTAGGTAAATGGGGCCGCAGGAGCAAAGGCTGGGAGGGAGGACTGCATCTGGGGTGTAGAATAGGGAGACTGCAAGGTAGTTGGCAGCCAGGCCATGCTTGACTCTGCCATGCCAGGGATGGCATGGCAGGCATCTCCCAAGGTCACCGAGCAAAGGGGAGGCAAGCTCAGGTACGTGTGCTCTGTGGCAACTGGCAGCATAGAAGATGCTGGCAgatgggaaggggagagagtCCTGCAGGGGTGAGTGATGGAGAGGGCCTGGGCTGCATCCTGGCACAGAGTGGCCCgggaggcacagagagaagaTATTCAGAAGCCCAGGGCTCTGGCCTTATTTGGTGTGGGTAGTGAGAGAAGCATCTAAGAACTCTGTGAAGGTGTGTGGAGGTGAGGCCAAGGACAGAGATTTAGAACAGGTGGAGGAAcagagctgggaggaggagaACCGCTTGCTCTTGACCCCGTGGGAGTTTGAGGGCCGCGGGAAGTTGCGCTTACATGTCTGCACTCAGGGGGTTGATCTGGGTTGGAGATACCACATCCCTATTCTTGGGGATGGTTGAATCCACAGGGGgttgaggaaggaggagaagtggGGGTGGAGCAGGAGGGCGTGGAGAGGAAGAGATGAGAGCCCCCCAGGGATCCTTGGGAAACACCCACATACACAGATCTGTACTGAGTCAGTACTCATGGTTGACAACCCCAGTGCACTGGCTATGAACCTGTGCATttgtatttaacctctctgagcctcatcttatccatctctaaaatggggatgataataatggCACCTACCTGTGAGGTAGGTGGGGATGAAGCAAGTTAATACAGtaggaacagtgcctgacacacagtaagtgctacACAGAAGCATTTACTATCATTCCCGTTGCCATCATTGTCACGTTCCTTGGGCCCAGGCTGCTGGTAATTGAAGTTCACCACCTTTTCAAGCGGCGTGTCACACAGCCCCCAGGACTACGCAGTCGGGCTGTATTTGTAGAAGTTGAGATGTAGGGGGTGGAGGTGTCACATCAGATTCTTAACAGAGATAGTCCTTTCCCTGTCCAGCTCCAGGCCCAGCCACAGTGGCCCAGTCTCAAGGGCTCAGGACTCTACCTCCAATCCACTGCTCCGGTCCCTTCCCACCCGACACAGTTCCCTGCTACCTTCTGGGGACTAGCTTTGGGCTGGTGACTCTGGCACACAGGCCTTGCCCTCCTCGCCAGAGGAGGCACGGGGACTgcagggtggggatggtggtctaGGGGCGCAACTGTCTGCACCCACTGACCAAGCCACGGTCCAGGACGTTGATGCTTCCGCCAAATCCAAGCAGCGCCAGGTCCCTCGTCGCCTGCCCAGAGTTGAAGGAGACCTCCGTCCATCTGTGAGGCCCTGCCCGGAAGAACCCTCGcctgcctgccctcctccccaggccccgatgggtctcccccaccccctcagcaGTCTCTGTCCTCCGTGACCTCTGCATCCTCCCACCCACCGCCCCCTTCAGCCCCTCCAGGCCTCCGCCCAGCGCTCTCTGCCGTCCTTGCCCCCAATTCTCAAATTTGCACCTGGGTCTCCGGTGGAAGGGGCCAAGGGTGCCCTTTCGCCCTTGGCCCGCGGTCCGACATCGACACAGCGCCGCGCGGTCCCAGGTCGACCCCTCCTGCCACCTCCCAAGCCGGCCAGCGCGCTCTGTCCCTACGCCGCCCGTACCCGGTCGGCCCCGCCAGCCAGCTCTGGACCCCGTTAGCGCGCCCCTTGTCGTCCTCGTCCCCAGATTCGGGTGTGTGCGCCACGCAACTCTCTGGACAGGGAGGGTCACGCCCTCTCGCCCCGAACCGGGGACTCATGGCGCCGCGCTGCGCATTGCTCTCGCCGGAGCTGGGCTCTTTCCATCGGGGTCCAGCCCAGTTCTGGGGTCCCTACTCGGCAACGCGCGCCTCCGTTCGTCCCCGCGTCTGTGCCCTCCACTTTCTTTTGGAGAAGTGCTCCCGGCTTTGCCCTGACCCGAGCCGGTGCGTGCCCTCTCGCCGCCTGCCTGTGCACCCCGCGCTCCGCTGCGCCAGCCACCCCCCTACGCCCCACCACGCGCCCGGGCCGCCCCGCTCGCCCCTGACCCGGATCAGCGAGTCCAGCGCCGGGCCATCCAGACAGGTGAAGTTCCGCAGCAACGCCCACTTGTCGCGCTGGAATCTCTCGCTGGAATCGTGCGCCGCGGGGCTCTCCAGCAGCCAGAACACGCCGGTGCCCAGTGCCAGGTAAGTCAGGTAGGCAAGCAGCAGGAGCCATGTGCTCGGCATCGCGCAGCCCCAGACCCTGCCCTCGGGCGCCTCCCGTGCTCTCCGCCTGCACTCAGCGGGAAAGGCAGGGAGGCCGGAGCCGGGAGCCATGGACCAGGACTGAAGCGGAAAGGAAGGGCTAGGAAGGAACTGGGCTGGTCCGTTCTCTAGCCAACGCCTGCCTGTGCCCAGTTTTCTCAGCAGAGGAGGCGTGCTGGGGAATGGgacagccctgccccacccccaccgggATCCAATCCCAGGGACAAAAAGAGGCCCAGCTGTGGGCATCTGGCCCCGCCTCGAATGTGTGTGGAGTGCCCACCCCCAGGTAGGCCTAGctctgggagaaggggagggctGCTGGGTGACCGCGGGCGCTGGGAGAGAAGGGGCCCAGAGCCTCCCAGCGTCCTATAGCGAACAGTGGGAGGGACTCTTGCAGACCGCACGCAGGGTGAAGAGAAAGTGCGAACGAAGTTTATTGTCCTGGGGCACTGGGACTATTGCCACGGACTTGCTGCCTGTCGGGTCctctctgggtctctcccatCACCATCCTTTCCTTTATGTGCCCGAAGATGAGGGGCTCCAGCCAATCACCACCTGCCCATGAACTTGGGAGGCAAGAGGGGCCTTGACCAGTGGGCTTGTCCATTCCCTGCTTCTGAAGAGgccccctcactccctcctccacccaggaTGGAGGAAGGGTCCAGGGTATGTGAAGAGTCCTGGGGGTCCTCAGTTTCTCAGGCCTCTCCTCTGTCTTAGGAAGTCCTGGGTGGAACCCGGGTCTCTTGCTGCTGTAGATCCTTCCCTAGGTGTCCCATCCGAGCCTCCTCTGCTTCACAGCCTTGCCTCAGTCCTGTCCAGAGGTCCCCAGCCACTTATGGGTCTGTCTTGCTGAGAGAGGTTTGCAGTCCTTGGTGACGTTGGGCCTTGAGATGGACTGGTGTAAATGTCTCCTTTCCTCCTGGCCAGAGATGTCACAGTCTGGCAGGAGGGAGACGAGGCTGCACAGCGTATTCCCAAGGGGTGCTGGGCCTCCACGCAGGTCATTTCCTGGAAATCTCCTGGGATCAGCGGGCTGGTGTGTTCCCAGGGAGTGTTTGGAAAGGCTCTTAGGAGCCCAGAAGGGGTGATGAGGTCAAGGGGTGCCCTGAGGGGTTCAATGGAGGCCTTGCCCAGGAAAGTGGGTGGGACACCCAAGCGTGCCCAAGCCTTGTTCACGGACAGCTCTAGACCTGTAGGCAAGGGGGACTGGCAGGCCTCGAGGCAGCTTGCCTACCCCTCCGGCGGgcagcttcctgagggcagacgTCCTATTTGCATGAAGGTGGCTCCCAAGTCCCCGCCTGGCCCTCTCCCGTCCTCGACCCTCCCTGCCAGCTGGTCCCATGGGCGCTCGTCATACCCAGGTCTGCCCCTCATCGTGGGGTTTTGGCCACTGGGTCAGGGTTGCCTCTCTGCTTGTCTAGTCCTTCCATTTGGAGGGCCCCAGAGCCtggcccagtgcctgacacacagtggggGCCTGACAGCACGCTGTGCATGTATCAAATGAGGCCCAGACAAAGTTGCCCCGTGTTTGCTGTCCTGAATGAGGTCTCCTGGGTGGAGGACGCAGGGAGGGCGATGGAGATTTGGCCACAATGATCCATGTCTAGATTCAACTTTCTCGGGTCACTTTGGAGGGGGGGCTCTGGGACCCCTGTGCACGTCCTGTGCCACACGCATCTGTCTCCCATCCTGTCTCTACCTCTCCTTTCTGCTACTTTCTTGGATGTTCCTGTCTCCTTTCTCTGTCCGGAGAGCCCCCGAGACCAGCTCTGGCTGGGAAGTGAGTGGGTTGGCAGAGGAGGAGGTGTGGCAAGAAATCCAGGGGGCATGTGGGGTGACTGGGGATGCTGGGAGGGGCTTCTGTGGCCACTGGGGGGCCTCATGCAGAGATGGGAATCTTCTGAGGTCTAGGGAGCCCGTTAGTCTCGGGGGCTCCCCTTTCCTTGAGGCCTCTGCTGAGCAGCCAGAGCTGGGAGCACCTGTGCAGAAGCAGGGGGCCCAGTGGGAGGACCAGTGCCAGCCACGCCAGGCCCAGGAGGATCCAGATGGCTGCCAGGCTCCGGTACACAGAGATGTAATGCTTGCTGGGGTCCGTGCCTGGCCGGGAAGGGGGACATGATAAATGCTAGAGGTCCGAGGGCACAGCCACCCCCCAGGTTCCATAAGGGCTCCCACCAGCCTCCCAATAACAAGGATCGGCAGTGGAGGTCCCTGGGGGAAAGGGTGATGGGTCCTAGACCAGCAATTTCTGAGGATGTTGTGAGAATTCACAGCAGCCTCGCAAAGTATTTGTCTCCCCTGAATACCCAGGGGCTCTCTGGTCCTCAGTAATTACCCCCTGCGGACATCTCCCCATCCCCTGAATCCCAGCGGGCCCCACCCCGAGATCTGGGATGCCTCTTTCTCACCGACGACGTAGTCCCCGAAGCCGATGGTGCTGAGGGTGATGAAGGCGAAGTAGAAGCCCTCGCTGAAGCTCCAGCCCTCCACGTGGCTGAAGACCATCGGCGGGAAGATGAGAACGAGCAGCGTCCCCAGGGCCAGGAACAAGGCCAGGCCCAGGGTCTGCAGTAGCTGGAAGGGGAGGAGTCTGTCTCTGAGTCCACTTGGAAGACCCAGGATTGTAaattgtggggggtgggggggtggggttcTGGGGCAAATTAGGAAGTGGGCTGGACCATAGCCAGGTCCCTGCCCTGTCCTGCCCTGCAGACCTCTGGGATGGGggttgtatctgtgtgtgtgttaccTTGCCCAGGCCAGGGAAAGATTCGGTCAGAGGGATTGTGTCGGTGGGTCAAGTTGGAGACTCCTGCAGGTGTGGGGTCCACATGTACAGGCCCCCAGGGAACTCAGATCTGGGATGGAGGATGGTCATTGAACTGTCCCAGATTCCTCTGCACCCCTGCTTTCTTAGCATGCCTAGCTTTGCAAGGGGCCAATGACAGGTGGGCACTGGTGGTGTTCAGGGTGGCGTGGAGTTTGCTTTTGGAGTTCTGTGCCGCCCAGATAGATCCCCCTTCAAAGAAAACCTTGCCAAGCCACTGGCAGGTGGCCTCCAGCCGGCAGCTCCCTCAGGGTGTATTTCAGCCTGGCCCAAGGGCACACCTTCCCAGGGCCTGACTGAGCCCAGGGCAGAGTCCTGGCCACGTCAGCGCCCACTGCGGGACAGCTGGGGCGGCTGGCACCTGCCGAGCTCCTCGAGGGGTGGACCAAGGCTTTGTCCAGCCTGCAACAcaatttaatttctccttctgcccAGTCCTTTTCTTCCATAGGTGTTGACTCCTAATACCATGCTAGCCAAACTCTTGTCTCAGTGTCAGCTTCTGGAGGACTCCACCTGCAACAGACTCTGTCCCAgcggggctgtggggagggaggggccctaCCTGGGAGCGCCTGGGCTGGTCCTCCCACCTCTCCAGTGTGGTCAGGTGGGCATGCAGCCCTGTGCCCAGGTGGTTGAGGAAGAGCACGTTAAGCGGGATGCCCACCAGAGCGTAGAAGACACAGAAGACCTGGCCTGCCTCCGTGCTGGGCGCCAGGTTCCCGTATCCTGCAGTGGGAGGAGGGTGTGCAAACATAGGGAAAGAAGAGTTCAGAACTGCCTCCCCGACAGACTCTGGCAGAGGTTGGTTTCCCACCACCACTGGGGGTCGGGGCATGGTGAGGGGAAACCCCTCTGCTCCCGTGAACACCCTTCTCAACCTCTTCTAGAATGATCTCTATTTGTAAGAATCCTGCTTGTCTTTGAAGGTCCATCTCCCAAAACACTGCCTCTAGGAAGCCCTCCTGACTGCCACTCTCTTCCTCTCTACTAGGCGTGATCTCCCACAGTGCTTTGTGTCATTCCTATCTATATTCTACTTTGCCCTGTGCTCTTGTTTTTGGCTTATCTTATCCTTCTTTATTGGTTCAGAAGCTCCTTGAGAGCCAAGCTTGGGTCTGATCCAAGTTCATACTCTCCTACCTCCACTCTATCTGCTTTGAATGTCACTTGAGTTCAAGGAAGGTGTGTGGAACTGGACTTAATTGAATGGATATGGTGACCGGGGTTAGTGGGGTCTGGGGTTTCCTTGTGGGAGGTGGTGTGGGTTTTCTGGCTGAGGGGGTAGAGCAGATGCTTGACCATATGCCCTGTCCCCTTGGAACACCGAGATAGCACCTGCAGCTGGGTGGACAGTACACGCAGAGGACTCCCTACCCCAAGTCCCTGCTTCTCTCTACCTGAGAGACCTTTGGGCAGGTCCAAAATACCGGTAAATTAATACATCCGGGATCAGCCCTCAACCAGCAGGGGCAGGAGTTGGCAGATAAATACGCCTGCTTCCTCTCCCCTGGCAGGGCTCTCCTTAGCTTCTCAGAGGGTCTCCAGCACTGGTGAACCCAGCCCTAACCAGTCCCCTGCTCATTATTGCAAACTTCGTTGCCTTTTCCTGTCTCAATTTCCCACTTGTCCTGCTTCCCGGAATCGTCTCCTAGATAAACCACATCCTAGTCTCAGCACCTGCTTTTGGGGAGCCCAAACTTCAGCAGGGGCATTGGGGGTGCCCTTCTCCACCCTGACCCTTTACCTATAGTGGTGACGACCGTGCCCGCAAAGAAGAAACTGCTCCCGAAGTCCCAGTTGCTGGGGTTGGTGGAGTTGCCTTTGGGGTTCACGCCCTTCACCCAGGCTTCCATGATGACCTGTTGGGGGGGGGTGGCATGGGGTGGGAGGACGAGGGGAGCTGATGGCACTGGCTGGTGGCCAGGCTCTCTGCAGGGTGCTTCCGTGTTGTCTCACCTGGTGATATTCTTACTCACATTCCCATTTCACGgaagaggaaactaaagctcagagtggctgacttgcccaaggtcattgaGGTCCAAATTCACTGCCTGCTCCACTGGCCAGGGCCGAGTGAGATGCGCTGTCAGTGTGGCTGGTGGAGGGGAAGGGGCCTAAGGAGGCGGAGGGCGCTTACGGACTGGGGTGCAGGTGGGAGATGCCACCTACAGCCAAGAGGGTAAGACTCCATGGGTGGTCAGAACAATGGGAAAATTTCAGGTTGGATGTTCCTGGAAGGGCTTACTTGGGAACTTGAGGTTCGGGCCCATGGGGAAGCCATGGGGCTGGATGATTCCGGACAGAGAACCCAGCGCTCTCCGAGCTTCCAGGTGAGCTGACAGCCTTGCTCTTTGCTGCCCCCTAGTGAGTCCCAGCCCAGGCCTGCCCGAGAAATTCCATCAGAGGCCAGGGCAAAGGTCctctgggggtgtgtgtgtgttggtggtgTATATGTATGGTGTGTTGTATACATGTGGCGTGTGCATGGGTGCCGTATGTTGCATGTGTGTGCACGCTGCTGTTTACGGAACCAGAACCCCACAGGCTCAAGCCTGAGCCCCTCTGTCCCCGGGCCCAGCCCTCTCGGAGGTGGGCAGGACTCCCTCGCCCATCTGctctccatcctcctcccctGTCACTGTGAATTGTCCCAGGGCAGCAGTGCAGCCTCACCACCTGGTAGATCCCTaaaggcaggaaggaggcagtgggggagggaaagcTCTAGCCTCCAGTTCCTGTGGGAACCGTTTCCCCGCTGGCTGGGTGAGTGTGCTCTGCCGGGCTGGGATGGCCCCTGAGGGCCAGGCCAGTCTGGGTGTCCTGACACAGGCTGTCTGCTTCTCGTCAATTTGGCAGAACTGGCCTCTTCCCATGTGAACTTTGGCCTCCCCTCTTTCCCACACACCCAGAGAGGCCAGGACTGAACATTCCAGAACACACCCGTTCCCCAGAGACCCTCGCACATGGGAGAAGCACTTGCCCTAGACCCAGCTGTCCCGTACTCCAGCCTGAGGGCCTCCATTCTGCCCAGGAGGGGCTGTGATGTCAGCGAGGGCACTGGGCGTGGGGCACCCAAGGTGGACCATCCGTTCTTCTCTAAGAATCCGCGCGTGGTTAGAAAGGCAGACGCGAGTCCCGGGACCTTGGGCAAGGCCTTCTTTCCTCATGGTGTCGGTCTTCAATACTGTTGTTACTACTGTTTATagcttttttccttcttgtcATCTGAACAGTACAGCTGACCCTCCACATCCATGGGGTCCACACCTGTGAGGTTCACATCCGCGGATACAGCGGGCTGGCTGTCAGGTACTTGAGCTTCCACGGGGCTCCAGGAAGCAGTCCCGTGCAGATACCGAGGGGCAACTGTAATCTGTGTTCTTTGggaatctttctgttttttcctttttttggccacgccgcgcggcttgcaagatcttagttccctggttCCCTGGTCCAGGATGGAACCCATGCTCGCTGAAGTGGAAGTgcatgtcctaaccactggactgacagggaattccCCTCGGGAATCTTAGCCTAGCGTTCTTCTGCCTCTCAGCTAGACATACCCTGGCAAGTGAGGGTCCCTCCCAAGGGGGCTGAGGACCTCTGGGGAGGCCTGGGGGGTGTTAATCTGTGGCGCCTCCCTCGGGGCTGCAGTCCAGCCTGTGTCTCTAATTAGGCCCCAGCTATGAATCCTTCCGCAGCTCTCTGGCTCCTGGGTTTCGCCTCTAACCTGGGGCTGAGTGTGGAGGTGGGTCCAGGGCCTCCAGGGCCTCTGCCTTTTACCCCCTGGGTCTTGGGAGGCTCCTGAATCCTTCCCAGCCCCGATAGGGGTGCTGTGGTCCCAGCCCTGTGCTACTGGGGAGCAAGGAAGTGCAGCCAGAGGCCGGAAGCCTCATTTCCTGGGAGAAAGCGCCTGGACAGGCCCCTCACAGCTCCGGAGCGTTCTCTCATCTCCTAGGCCAACCCACTTCTCGTCTCCTAGGCCAGCTGTTCTCCATCTTCAGGGGGCATCAGTGTGACCTGAAGGGCTTGTTAACACACAGCCTGTTGCCCCCACCCCTGAgttcctgattcagtaggtctgcggTGGGGAGTGACTGGTGGCATTTGTAACCAGTTCCCAGGTGGTCCACacctgggaccacactttgagaactgctgctctaggTGGTATCCTGCCCCCTGCACTTATGCTAATTTTTGTGTTGAAGAGCAGCCAGGCTTGGGTGCGAATTCTGCCTTTACCACTAACTATGTAGCTTTGGCCAACGTACTCGACCTCTCTGTTCCCCAGTTCCCACCTGCAAACTGGAGACAGTGGTAGAGATAGGTACTATAATTATGAGGAAACACATGTAAAACACTGGGCCCCAGGTGATGGATCAGGACTGGTCTGACCCCAACGTGATGACCCTGCTCCCTGCTGTTTTGGGCACGTCGTAAACACTCAATACGCGACGGCTATTGTGATGATTCCGCAGCTGTCTAGTTCCTTTGCAGCAGGTGGGAACACTCAACCCCCTGGTCTCCAGTGCATTCACCTTCCCCTCACAACACCCTGGTTTTGCCTGGTTTCTGGGAGAGAGGGTGCTGGGCCCCCAGAGTTTGTACAGAGGGGCCCGAGCAGGGGTGACCCGCTCTGCCACCAGAGAGAGGCCCGGGGGGCACCGTAGCTCAGTCACCCCAGTTGCTGCTCATCAAGCCTGGCTGCTCCTGACCTTTATCTGTGTCTCCAACTCAAGTGTGGTCAGCACAGGGGTGTGAtctggggagagggcagagggtgCAGCAGCCCCGGagtcggggaaggggaagctgtagGAGTGTGCGGGGCAGAAATGTGTGCAGCATTGATAGCACTGACACACGTTTCACATTTATGCAGCAAGTGGCAGCTTAGAAAGCACTTTTAATCAGCTGTCAAATGTCTGCAGCATATAAGGTTATTCTTCTCTCCTAGaagaggatcagagaggttaagtgacttgcccaatgtcacacagcaatCCGGTTGTAGACCTAGGGCCAGAATCCGGCACTAGGTCTCATCTGGCTCTCTGTTCCCACCACACTCTGCTTCAAAATAGGGCCTCAGCCATAAGTGATGGCTCTGGACCTGCAACGAGACCCCTCTTCTGCCCACCGGCCCACACCAGCATCTTCCCTTCACCTGCACAAACTGCTCCACGGCCTGCTGGTCCAGGCAGGTGTAGTTCTCCAAGAAGCGCAGCTTCTCAAACTGAAACTGGTCCCTGGACTGAGCCTCCGCCTGTTTCTCCAGCAGCTGGAAGATGGTGGCGCCAAGCAGCAGGTAGCAGACATAGGCCAGCAGCAGGGGCAGCACCTGGCCGCCCCAGCAGCCGCAGA belongs to Orcinus orca chromosome 10, mOrcOrc1.1, whole genome shotgun sequence and includes:
- the KCNK16 gene encoding potassium channel subfamily K member 16, which translates into the protein MPRTRLCGCWGGQVLPLLLAYVCYLLLGATIFQLLEKQAEAQSRDQFQFEKLRFLENYTCLDQQAVEQFVQVIMEAWVKGVNPKGNSTNPSNWDFGSSFFFAGTVVTTIGYGNLAPSTEAGQVFCVFYALVGIPLNVLFLNHLGTGLHAHLTTLERWEDQPRRSQLLQTLGLALFLALGTLLVLIFPPMVFSHVEGWSFSEGFYFAFITLSTIGFGDYVVGTDPSKHYISVYRSLAAIWILLGLAWLALVLPLGPLLLHRCSQLWLLSRGLKERGAPETNGLPRPQKIPISA